A window from Drosophila kikkawai strain 14028-0561.14 chromosome 2L, DkikHiC1v2, whole genome shotgun sequence encodes these proteins:
- the mdy gene encoding diacylglycerol O-acyltransferase 1, producing the protein MTTNKDPQDKGSATTEQAKNGTSGGVGIMKRLRRSASATEHNLSNLRNRKSTQNLFDQHGNPIDLRQYRKVLDKDENGNGMNGSEKKLRYRRTQSVTRAEEISNKEEKQRRAQPGRPIHRPRDSLFSWSSGFTNFTGLVNWGFLLLCIGGLRLGLENLLKYGIRINPLDWFFFISGHNEGEGHNALILSIYSLVHISLCLAVEKGLAMEIIAEGLGLFIQIVNIVVLVCLPVVTIHLKGHAFSLMGASTVCFFYSVLFLKLWSYVQTNMWCRQTYYQKNPRERRPSITLAELKNGALDDGEEDEAISKLVQYPDNLKYSDLLYFLCAPTLCYELNFPRTSRVRKRFLLKRLLEVVIGVNVVMALFQQWIIPSVRNSLIPFSNMDVALATERLLKLALPNHLVWLCFFYLMFHSFLNAVGELLNFADRNFYCDWWNANNIDTFWRTWNMPVHRWCVRHLYIPVVQMGYSSRQASTIVFLFSAFFHEYLVSVPLQTYKIWAFMGMMGQIPLSAISKYIEKRLGPRMGNIIVWASIILGQPLCIMAYYHDYVVQHFKNSLNGTEYAS; encoded by the exons ATGACAACAAATAAGGATCCCCAAGATAAGGGCTCCGCAACAACGGAGCAGGCGAAAAATGGCACATCCGGCGGTGTGGGAATCATGAAGCGCCTGAGAAGATCGGCATCGGCCACAGAACACAACCTAAGCAATCTAAGGAACCGAAAATCCACTCAGAATCTTTTTGATCAACACGGCAATCCCATTGATCTGCGGCAGTATCGTAAGGTTTTGGATAAAGATGAGAATGGCAATGGAATGAACGGATCAGAAAAGAAGCTGCGGTATAGAAGAACCCAGAGCGTGACCCGGGCAGAGGAAATATCCAACAAGGAGGAGAAACAACGAAGGGCGCAACCTGGCAGACC GATCCATCGGCCGCGAGACTCGCTCTTTTCCTGGAGCTCTGGTTTCACCAATTTTACAGGTCTGGTGAACTGGGGCTTCCTGCTACTTTGCATTGGTGGACTGCGTCTGGGTCTGGAGAATTTGCTCAA GTATGGCATTCGCATAAATCCACTGGACTGGTTCTTTTTCATTAGTGGTCACAATGAGGGCGAGGGTCATAATGCCCTAATCCTAAGCATTT ACTCTCTGGTTCACATTTCCCTGTGCCTGGCGGTGGAGAAAGGTCTTGCCATG gAAATAATTGCGGAAGGCCTGGGTCTCTTCATCCAGATAGTTAACATTGTGGTGCTCGTTTGTCTGCCCGTGGTTACAATCCACCTCAAGGGACACGCCTTCAGCTTGA TGGGCGCCTCAACCGTTTGCTTTTTTTACTCGGTGCTTTTCCTGAAGCTCTGGAGCTACGTGCAAACAAACATGTGGTGTCGTCAAACGTACTACCAGAAAAATCCCCGGGAGCGCCGTCCAAGCATTACTTTAGCGGAATTGA AAAACGGAGCCTTGGATGATGGGGAGGAAGATGAGGCCATTTCCAAGTTGGTTCAGTATCCTGATAATCTGAAATACAGCGATCTGTTGTACTTCCTCTGTGCTCCAACTCTGTGCTACGAGCTGAATTTCCCGCGCACTTCGCGCGTGCGCAAACGTTTTCTGCTCAAACGTTTGCTGGAGGTGGTGATTGGTGTTAATGTGGTGATGGCCTTGTTCCAGCAATGGATCATACCCTCGGTGCGCAACTCCCTGATTCCGTTCTCCAACATGGATGTGGCACTGGCGACTGAGCGACTTCTCAAGCTGGCG CTCCCCAATCACCTGGTTTGGCTGTGCTTTTTCTACTTGATGTTCCACTCCTTCCTGAATGCGGTGGGCGAACTTTTAAACTTTGCCGATCGCAACTTTTACTGCGATTGGTGGAACGCCAATAATATTGACACCTTTTGGAGGACCTGGAACATGCCGGTGCATAGGTGGTGCGTGCGTCATCTCTACATCCCCGTCGTCCAGATGGGTTACTCCTCGCGCCAAGCCTCGACCATAGTGTTCCTCTTCAGTGCCTTTTTCCACGAATATTTG GTCTCTGTTCCACTGCAAACCTACAAGATCTGGGCCTTTATGGGCATGATGGGTCAGATTCCCCTTTCGGCGATCTCAAAATACATCGAGAAGCGGCTGGGTCCCCGAATGGGCAACATAATCGTCTGGGCATCCATTATTCTCGGTCAACCTCTGTGTATAATGGCCTATTATCACGATTACGTGGTCCAGCATTTTAAGAACTCACTCAACGGCACCGAGTACGCCagttag
- the LOC108077114 gene encoding proteoglycan 4: MISERHKSRDLVTILGLLCLLLRHGVASGHVIEVLAQSTTASATSTAAAQTDTVPATNTVTETKTNASQDEVAPTPGATTAPRLDPNNNNEWRPLGHGDPLQKDPTYDYSPPALDRVRYWAENNSTGQSNPEARKKELPPEVLRNKTKSEVLLLGVASERVRVPHSHSYPPVGLGQSHHQQYKHQYQHQHQEQQQAKYAAIRRSYYAPTQQQHSPQMLHQAQHIQHHSPIPQQTQHMPHTHLMPPPMMMVKSGGPSVPHLEYRHSIMATGAPTSYMSLSYTMSSPAPKPAMTSSVIYHQPAMGHYTPSSSSASSSTPWLSSMSSMPPHRFSYTDPHLQESMHAYSFSRPNPAQSVAYSPNSLPGHQGGSKAGLRKPWLHELLQKEVVMNKAKVKPTMPATKYLMGTSKPHHPLPPAGFGISSTRPPFTYAPVTFVPGPPTIAVPTVATRQEAQQEIYITPTPQTSSSGFRPMLVTSSTTTSTTSTPLPIYQRTSTSPSTTSNRLLIPQTSNLAQRPTVAPAPSEPTTDSLFSHYKQPPKPLLGPMYLIIEGHSKVKTYGQNELDPHSPKIVPVISKREPVVRIADPNEKRGTVESYQVKHLHTKTTPMTTTTTTRKPTTKKPLPTEGPLVRAPVFTPTKAPAPESTKAPAATSTRAPVSSTTSKPTATSTPRAPITPLVSSAAPLVKPEAKPEPASEVSDLLSLLDNMFADAHEIASSTSSSVQVNPTTSTVLKPVSTKLLPQQPEPRIGSKAGSIESILEDAPEDDGAGKDLGSQISTETPPRATRQVFDYDQLPESRIKDGVTASDVMEYNDDEELGYEEELGGMDDESATDGHLEDEEGVEEEGDPEHNLLKRIDQFVDDVDDGDDDLEDLMEGLDDSEGIEERRQQH, from the exons ATGATTAGTGAACGCCACAAGAGCCGCGATTTGGTTACGATACTTGGTCTGCTCTGCCTCCTCCTGCGCCACGGTGTCGCCTCTGGCCATGTGATCGAGGTCTTGGCTCAATCAACAACCGCATCGGCGACGTCGACGGCAGCGGCTCAGACGGATACGGTGCCGGCGACCAATACGGTGACTGAGACGAAGACAAATGCCAGTCAGGATGAGGTTGCTCCGACGCCCGGTGCGACAACAG CCCCGCGTCTAGAtcctaacaacaacaacgaatgGCGTCCCCTTGGCCACGGGGATCCCCTGCAAAAGGACCCAACCTACGACTATAGCCCTCCGGCCCTGGATCGAGTGCGCTACTGGGCGGAAAACAACAGCACGGGCCAGAGTAATCCGGAGGCCAGGAAGAAAGAGCTGCCGCCGGAGGTGCTTCGCAACAAGACCAAGAGcgaggtgctgctgctgggtgtGGCCAGCGAACGGGTGAGGGTGCCTCACTCACATTCCTATCCGCCGGTTGGACTGGGCCAGAGTCACCACCAGCAATACAAGCACCAGTACCAGCACCAacatcaggagcagcagcaagctAAATATGCGGCCATCAGGAGGAGCTACTATGCGCCAACGCAACAGCAACATAGTCCACAAATGTTGCATCAGGCTCAGCATATTCAGCACCATTCCCCAATTCCACAGCAGACACAGCACATGCCCCACACCCACTTGATGCCACCGCCCATGATGATGGTGAAATCGGGCGGCCCCTCCGTGCCGCATCTGGAGTACAGACACAGTATAATGGCCACAGGAGCACCCACATCTTACATGAGCCTCAGTTACACGATGAGCTCGCCAGCACCTAAGCCGGCCATGACCTCCTCTGTGATTTATCACCAACCCGCGATGGGTCACTACactccctcttcctcctccgCATCATCGTCAACGCCCTGGCTAAGCAGCATGTCCAGCATGCCACCACATAGGTTCAGCTACACGGACCCACATCTCCAGGAATCCATGCACGCCTACAGCTTCTCGAGGCCCAATCCCGCGCAATCGGTTGCCTACTCCCCCAACTCGCTGCCAGGACATCAGGGCGGATCAAAGGCGGGTCTGCGGAAGCCGTGGCTGCATGAACTGCTCCAAAAGGAGGTGGTAATGAATAAGGCGAAGGTTAAGCCCACGATGCCCGCTACCAAGTACCTGATGGGCACAAGTAAGCCACATCATCCACTGCCACCAGCTGGTTTTGGAATCAGCTCCACCCGGCCTCCCTTTACCTATGCTCCCGTTACTTTTGTGCCTGGACCGCCCACCATAGCAGTGCCCACGGTGGCCACCAGACAGGAGGCACAGCAGGAGATCTACATCACACCCACGCCGCAGACAAGTAGCTCTGGCTTCAGACCCATGCTGGTGACCAGTTCGACTACTACGTCCACTACATCGACTCCTTTGCCCATATATCAGCGAACCAGCACTAGCCCCAGCACAACAAGCAACCGATTGCTGATCCCCCAGACGAGTAATCTGGCCCAGCGACCCACAGTGGCTCCAGCGCCAAGTGAACCCACCACCGATTCGCTTTTCTCCCATTATAAGCAGCCACCAAAGCCCCTATTGGGGCCCATGTACCTCATCATTGAGGGTCACTCCAAGGTGAAGACCTATGGCCAAAACGAATTGGATCCACATAGTCCAAAGATAGTGCCGGTTATCTCCAAGCGGGAGCCTGTGGTCAGGATAGCTGATCCCAACGAGAAGAGGGGAACGGTTGAGTCCTATCAGGTCAAGCACTTGCACACAAAAACCACGCCCATGACGACGACTACAACCACACGGAAACCGACAACCAAAAAACCTTTGCCAACGGAAGGTCCTTTAGTTAGAGCTCCTGTTTTTACCCCTACCAAGGCACCTGCTCCAGAATCTACTAAGGCTCCTGCAGCAACATCTACTAGAGCTCCTGTTAGCAGTACCACTTCAAAACCCACTGCAACATCAACCCCAAGAGCTCCGATTACACCCCTTGTCAGCAGCGCCGCTCCCTTGGTTAAACCAGAAGCTAAGCCGGAACCCGCTAGTGAAGTCAGTGATCTGTTGAGCTTACTGGACAATATGTTTGCCGATGCCCACGAAATCGCTTCTTCCACCAGCTCATCTGTTCAAGTGAATCCCACAACGAGCACCGTCCTCAAGCCAGTTAGTACCAAGTTGTTGCCCCAGCAACCGGAACCGAGGATTGGCAGCAAGGCGGGAAGCATCGAGAGTATACTCGAAGACGCCCCAGAGGATGATGGAGCTGGCAAAGATCTAGGGTCGCAGATTTCCACTGAGACACCGCCTCGAGCAACGCGTCAGGTCTTTGACTATGATCAATTACCAGAGTCACGGATCAAAGACGGGGTCACCGCCAGCGATGTTATGGAGTACAATGATGACGAGGAGCTGGGCTACGAAGAGGAGCTGGGTGGGATGGATGATGAATCAGCCACCGATGGTCACTTGGAAGACGAGGAAGGGGTAGAAGAAGAGGGGGACCCCGAACACAATTTACTCAAACGTATCGATCAGTTTGTGGACGATGTGGACGACGGCGATGATGATCTGGAGGATCTTATGGAGGGCCTGGACGACAGCGAGGGGATCGAGGAGCGGCGACAGCAGCATTAG
- the Cse1 gene encoding exportin-2 — MEVTDANLQLLAGYLQQTLSADPNVRRPAEKLLESTELQQNYPVLLLNLIDKAQMDMTTRVAGAIAFKNYVKRNWAAHEDSDGPDRIHESDRNTIKTLIVTLMLHSPVALQKQLSDAVSIIGKHDFPKKWPQLIDEMVERFASGDFNVINGVLQTAHSLFKRYRYEFKSQSLWEEIKFVLDRMAKPLTDLLQATMQLTKVHENNPEALKVIYGSLVLVNKVFYSLNSQDLPEFFEDNMNTWMGAFIQQLAADVPSLRTADDEDAGVLEHLRTQVCENICLYAKKYDEEFKPFMEQFVTAVWELLVKTSLQTKYDALVSHSLQFLSVVAERKHYQSIFENPEILARICDKVVIPNLDIRPSDEEIFEDSPEEYIRRDIEGSDIDTRRRAACDLVKTLSINFEQKIFGIFGQYLEILLTKYKENPAANWRSKDTAIYLVTSWASRGGTQKHGITQTSELVPLPEFCAQQIVPELQRPNINEIPVLKAAAIKYVMVFRSILGPQILASCLPQLIRHLPAESIVVHSYAACSVEKILTMRDANKAIVFGPQVLGPHSNELINGLFATLSLPGSAENEYVMKAIMRSFSVLQSASMPFMGVALPRLTEILTQVAKNPSRPHFNHYLFETLAVSIKIVCQAEASAVSSFEEALFPVFQGILQQDIVEFMPYVFQMLSVLLEVREGTGSIPEPYWALFPCLLAPALWDRTGNVTPLIRLISAFIKQGSAQIQASGKLNGILGIFQKMIASKANDHEGFYLLQNLLSYYPAAEIEASMRQIFALLFQRLSLSKTPKYLSGIIVFFCFYVIKYSGGQLAQLIDEIQPGMFGMLLERVFITDMGKVLKDLDRKMVAVGVTKLLTETPEMFQPQYAGFWPRLLHSLIDLFERSPDQLPAFDGGEAAAGPDDADGGYQVAFAQLSNAQPKQHDHLADITDARQFLATSLSKFSQTRVGELPNLLTPLEPEYKQVLQKYCDQAGVRIA, encoded by the exons ATGGAAGTAACTGACGCAAATCTGCAGCTGCTGGCCGGTTATTTGCAGCAGACGCTGAGTGCCGATCCAAATGTCCGCCGGCCGG CCGAAAAACTCCTAGAGTCCACGGAACTGCAGCAGAACTACCCGGTGCTGCTGCTCAACTTGATCGACAAAGCCCAAATGGACATGACCACGCGGGTGGCCGGAGCCATTGCCTTTAAGAACTATGTGAAGCGGAATTGGGCGGCCCACGAGGACAGCGACGGACCGGATCGCATCCACGAAAGTGACCGGAATACAATCAAGACGCTTATCGTAACGCTGATGCTTCATTCGCCGGTGGCCCTGCAAAAACAACTCAGCGACGCCGTCAGCATCATTGGCAAGCATGATTTTCCGAAAAAATGGCCGCAGCTCATCGACGAGATGGTGGAGAGATTCGCTTCCGGCGATTTCAATGTGATCAACGGGGTGTTGCAAACGGCACACTCGCTGTTTAAGCGCTATCGCTACGAGTTTAAGTCCCAGTCCCTGTGGGAGGAGATCAAATTTGTACTGGACCGTATGGCTAAGCCACTGACGGATCTGCTTCAAGCCACCATGCAGCTGACGAAGGTGCACGAGAACAATCCAGAGGCATTGAAAGTCATCTACGGCTCCTTGGTGCTGGTGAACAAGGTCTTTTATTCCCTAAACTCGCAGGATTTGCCCGAGTTCTTTGAGGATAACATGAACACTTGGATGGGCGCGTTTATCCAGCAGCTGGCTGCCGATGTGCCATCACTGCGCACGGCCGACGACGAGGATGCCGGTGTTCTGGAGCACCTACGCACTCAGGTCTGCGAGAACATTTGTCTCTATGCCAAGAAATACGACGAGGAATTCAAGCCCTTCATGGAGCAATTCGTGACTGCAGTCTGGGAGTTGCTGGTCAAGACCAGTCTGCAAACCAAATACGATGCG TTGGTGTCCCATTCCCTGCAATTCCTCTCTGTGGTGGCTGAGCGGAAACATTATCAGAGCATTTTCGAGAACCCGGAGATTCTGGCGCGGATTTGCGATAAAGTGGTCATTCCCAACCTGGATATACGGCCCTCAGATGAGGAAATATTCGAAGACAGTCCGGAGGAGTATATTCGCCGAGATATCGAAGGCTCTGACATCGACACACGACGTCGGGCTGCCTGTGATCTGGTCAAGACCCTGTCCATTAACTTTGAGCAGAAGATATTTGGCATCTTTGGGCAATACCTGGAGATATTGCTGACCAAGTACAAGGAGAATCCAGCTGCCAATTGGAGGTCGAAGGATACGGCTATTTATCTGGTCACCTCGTGGGCATCACGAGGCGGAACCCAGAAACATGGCATTACCCAGACCTCAGAGTTGGTACCACTGCCGGAGTTCTGTGCCCAGCAGATTGTTCCAGAGTTGCAGAGACCCAACA tcaATGAAATCCCAGTTCTAAAGGCTGCTGCCATCAAGTATGTAATGGTGTTCCGCAGCATTTTGGGCCCGCAAATCCTAGCCAGCTGCCTGCCACAGCTCATCCGGCATTTGCCCGCTGAAAGCATTGTGGTTCATAGCTACGCCGCCTGCTCCGTGGAGAAGATCCTGACCATGCGCGATGCCAACAAAGCAATCGTTTTTGGCCCTCAGGTGCTGGGACCACATTCAAATGAGCTTATCAACGGACTATTCGCCACTCTTTCTCTGCCAGGATCTGCAGAGAATGAGTATGTGATGAAGG cCATCATGCGTAGCTTTTCTGTTTTGCAATCGGCTTCTATGCCTTTTATGGGCGTGGCGCTCCCACGGCTCACTGAGATCCTCACCCAGGTGGCCAAGAATCCATCGCGCCCACATTTCAATCACTATCTATTCGAAACGCTGGCTGTGTCCATTAA AATTGTTTGCCAGGCTGAAGCCTCGGCTGTAAGCTCCTTTGAGGAGGCTTTGTTCCCTGTTTTCCAGGGCATCCTGCAGCAGGATATTGTCGAATTTATGCCCTACGTCTTTCAAATGCTTTCGGTACTGCTGGAAGTACGTGAGGGCACTGGCTCCATACCAGAGCCCTATTGGGCCCTGTTTCCATGCCTGTTGGCCCCAGCTTTGTGGGATCGCACTGGCAATGTCACGCCCTTGATTCGCCTTATCTCCGCTTTCATTAAGCAGGGTTCAGCGCAAATTCAAGCTTCGGGAAAATTG AACGGAATTTTGGGCATTTTCCAAAAGATGATTGCCTCAAAGGCCAACGACCACGAAGGTTTCTACCTGCTGCAGAATCTCCTTTCCTACTATCCAGCAGCGGAAATCGAAGCTAGCATGCGCCAGATCTTTGCCCTGCTCTTCCAGCGCTTGTCGCTTTCGAAGACGCCCAAGTATTTATCTGGGATCATCGTCTTCTTCTGCTTCTATGTGATCAAATACAGTGGCGGACAGCTGGCACAGCTAATCGACGAGATCCAGCCCGGCATGTTTGGCATGCTGCTGGAGCGAGTGTTTATTACCGATATGGGCAAGGTTCTCAAGGACCTGGATCGGAAAATGGTGGCCGTTGGTGTAACGAAGCTCCTCACCGAAACTCCGGAAATGTTCCAGCCGCAGTATGCCGGTTTCTGGCCGCGATTGCTTCATTCACTCATCGATCTCTTCGAGCGCTCGCCAGATCAATTGCCCGCCTTCGATGGAGGAGAGGCTGCTGCAGGGCCTGACGACGCCGATGGCGGCTATCAAGTCGCTTTTGCCCAACTCTCCAATGCTCAGCCCAAGCAGCATGATCACCTTGCCGACATTACCGATGCCCGACAGTTTCTGGCCACCTCGCTCTCCAAGTTCTCACAGACGCGTGTCGGTGAGTTGCCCAACTTGCTGACCCCCCTGGAGCCAGAGTATAAGCAAGTTCTGCAAAAATATTGCGATCAGGCTGGCGTACGCATCGCATAA